One Microbacterium trichothecenolyticum DNA window includes the following coding sequences:
- a CDS encoding alanine racemase C-terminal domain-containing protein, translated as MTSPLPVRAPGAGGVAPVALVSIAALRHNAPLAAGGDDDVLAVDGWGHGAAWVASVLAELGMDATGLDAATLYGLPGSHARPVMSLRGRALGTKSLLRGEGVSYGYTHRAPHDTTVALVTGGYAQGVVRALGNAVTVSIDGRRHRIVGRVAMDVSVVDIGDAAVERGAEVVFFGEPSEGHPSLEEWADATGWRAGEIVATVGVRAERQVTP; from the coding sequence GTGACCTCCCCACTCCCTGTCCGTGCGCCCGGCGCCGGGGGAGTCGCACCGGTCGCGCTCGTCTCCATCGCGGCTCTGCGGCACAACGCTCCACTGGCAGCGGGTGGCGACGACGACGTTCTCGCCGTCGACGGGTGGGGTCACGGCGCCGCGTGGGTGGCATCCGTGCTGGCCGAGCTGGGAATGGATGCCACCGGGCTCGACGCCGCGACCCTGTACGGCCTCCCGGGCTCTCACGCGCGGCCGGTCATGTCGCTGCGAGGGCGGGCGCTGGGGACGAAGTCGCTGCTGCGCGGTGAGGGGGTGTCGTACGGCTACACCCACCGCGCACCGCACGACACGACCGTCGCACTCGTCACGGGCGGGTACGCGCAGGGCGTGGTCCGCGCGCTCGGCAACGCCGTCACGGTGTCGATCGACGGACGGCGTCACCGCATCGTCGGTCGCGTCGCCATGGACGTCAGCGTGGTCGACATCGGTGACGCCGCGGTCGAGCGGGGCGCCGAGGTGGTGTTCTTCGGCGAGCCGAGCGAGGGGCATCCCTCCCTCGAGGAGTGGGCGGATGCCACGGGCTGGCGCGCGGGCGAGATCGTCGCCACCGTGGGGGTCCGTGCTGAACGTCAGGTCACGCCGTGA